In the genome of Triticum urartu cultivar G1812 chromosome 5, Tu2.1, whole genome shotgun sequence, one region contains:
- the LOC125511537 gene encoding glutathione gamma-glutamylcysteinyltransferase 1-like isoform X1 produces the protein MEVASLYRRVLPTPPAVEFASPEGRRLFAEALEAGTMEGFFSLVSHFQTQSEPAFCGLASIAVVLNALAIDPGRRWKGPWRWFDESMLDCCEPLHVVRSQGITFGKVVCLARCAGASVRCFRADHATVHDLRAHLARCASSHDCHLIASYHRGHFKQTGGGHFSPIGGYHAGTDRALILDVARFKYPPHWVPLTLLWEAMNTTDKATGFLRGFMLVSRHNSAPSLLYTVSCGDESWKSMAKYCVEDAPNLLKDESPDNVTTLLSRLVGSLPANAGDLIKCVVEVRRKDEGGSCLSKEGKERLVLKEKVLQQVRDTKLFRIVQELQYPKRLRQAHTNGDGPKNVIPGTVVSEGNEQANSVDLLLSTSPSEKSLCNPNSKNEAVKYPSSTDVLTVLLLVLHPSTWFGIRDEIVKAEFQSLVSTDDLPDLLKREVLHLKRQLHYLTGCEGEEASQEPMPLSP, from the exons ATGGAGGTGGCGTCACTGTACCGGCGGGTGCTCCCGACCCCGCCGGCCGTGGAGTTCGCCTCGCCGGAGGGGAGGCGGCTCTTTGCGGAGGCGCTGGAGGCCGGCACCATGGAGGGCTTCTTCAGCCTCGTCTCCCACTTCCAGACGCAGTCGGAGCCGGCCTTCTGCGGCCTCGCCTCCATCGCCGTCGTCCTCAACGCGCTCGCCATCGACCCGGGCCGCCGCTGGAAGGGGCCATGGCGGTGGTTCGACGAGTCCATGCTCGACTGCTGCGAGCCCCTCCACGTGGTCCGCTCCCAGGGCATCACCTTCGGCAAGGTCGTCTGCCTCGCGCGCTGCGCCGGCGCCAGCGTCCGCTGCTTCCGCGCCGACCACGCCACCGTCCACGACCTCCGCGCCCACCTCGCCCGCTGCGCCTCCTCACACGACTGCCACCTCATCGCCTCCTACCACAGGGGCCATTTCAAGCAG ACTGGGGGTGGCCATTTCTCGCCAATCGGCGGCTACCATGCCGGGACAGACAGGGCGCTCATCTTGGATGTCGCGCGCTTCAAATACCCTCCTCACTGGGTTCCACTGACACTTCTCTGGGAAGCCATGAATACCACTGACAAAGCAACTGGATTTCTCAGGGG GTTCATGCTTGTCTCAAGGCACAATTCAGCTCCTTCATTGCTCTACACAGTG AGTTGCGGGGATGAAAGTTGGAAAAGCATGGCGAAATATTGTGTGGAAGATGCCCCCAATCTTTTGAAGGATGAGAGTCCAGACAATGTCACAACACTTCTGTCCCGCCTAGTGGGATCTCTCCCAGCCAATGCCGGAGATCTGATCAAATGTGTCGTTGAAGTCCGGAGAAAGGACGAAGGTGGGTCATGCTTGAGCAAAGAGGGGAAAGAGAGGCTTGTTTTGAAG GAAAAGGTATTACAGCAAGTCCGTGATACCAAGCTTTTCAGAATAGTCCAGGAACTGCAATACCCCAAGCGGCTTCGTCAGGCACACACAAATGGGGATGGGCCAAAGAATGTTATCCCAGGCACCGTAGTATCGGAAGGGAATGAACAAGCAAATAGTGTTGATTTGCTTTTATCAACATCCCCATCGGAAAAAAGCTTATGCAATCCAAACTCGAAGAACGAGGCTGTTAAGTATCCATCAAGCACAGATGTCCTAACTGTCCTGCTGCTGGTTTTACATCCGAGCACATGGTTTGGCATAAGAGATGAGATAGTGAAAGCTGAATTTCAGAGTCTTGTTTCAACAGATGACCTTCCTGACCTTCTTAAACGGGAG GTACTGCATCTAAAGCGGCAGCTCCATTATTTAACTGGTTGTGAAGGAGAGGAGGCATCTCAAGAGCCTATGCCACTATCCCCTTAG
- the LOC125511537 gene encoding glutathione gamma-glutamylcysteinyltransferase 1-like isoform X2, translating to MEVASLYRRVLPTPPAVEFASPEGRRLFAEALEAGTMEGFFSLVSHFQTQSEPAFCGLASIAVVLNALAIDPGRRWKGPWRWFDESMLDCCEPLHVVRSQGITFGKVVCLARCAGASVRCFRADHATVHDLRAHLARCASSHDCHLIASYHRGHFKQTGGGHFSPIGGYHAGTDRALILDVARFKYPPHWVPLTLLWEAMNTTDKATGFLRGFMLVSRHNSAPSLLYTVSCGDESWKSMAKYCVEDAPNLLKDESPDNVTTLLSRLVGSLPANAGDLIKCVVEVRRKDEGGSCLSKEGKERLVLKEKVLQQVRDTKLFRIVQELQYPKRLRQAHTNGDGPKNVIPGTVVSEGNEQANSVDLLLSTSPSEKSLCNPNSKNEAVKYPSSTDVLTVLLLVLHPSTWFGIRDEIVKAEFQSLVSTDDLPDLLKREDPTPAIAPSGSATR from the exons ATGGAGGTGGCGTCACTGTACCGGCGGGTGCTCCCGACCCCGCCGGCCGTGGAGTTCGCCTCGCCGGAGGGGAGGCGGCTCTTTGCGGAGGCGCTGGAGGCCGGCACCATGGAGGGCTTCTTCAGCCTCGTCTCCCACTTCCAGACGCAGTCGGAGCCGGCCTTCTGCGGCCTCGCCTCCATCGCCGTCGTCCTCAACGCGCTCGCCATCGACCCGGGCCGCCGCTGGAAGGGGCCATGGCGGTGGTTCGACGAGTCCATGCTCGACTGCTGCGAGCCCCTCCACGTGGTCCGCTCCCAGGGCATCACCTTCGGCAAGGTCGTCTGCCTCGCGCGCTGCGCCGGCGCCAGCGTCCGCTGCTTCCGCGCCGACCACGCCACCGTCCACGACCTCCGCGCCCACCTCGCCCGCTGCGCCTCCTCACACGACTGCCACCTCATCGCCTCCTACCACAGGGGCCATTTCAAGCAG ACTGGGGGTGGCCATTTCTCGCCAATCGGCGGCTACCATGCCGGGACAGACAGGGCGCTCATCTTGGATGTCGCGCGCTTCAAATACCCTCCTCACTGGGTTCCACTGACACTTCTCTGGGAAGCCATGAATACCACTGACAAAGCAACTGGATTTCTCAGGGG GTTCATGCTTGTCTCAAGGCACAATTCAGCTCCTTCATTGCTCTACACAGTG AGTTGCGGGGATGAAAGTTGGAAAAGCATGGCGAAATATTGTGTGGAAGATGCCCCCAATCTTTTGAAGGATGAGAGTCCAGACAATGTCACAACACTTCTGTCCCGCCTAGTGGGATCTCTCCCAGCCAATGCCGGAGATCTGATCAAATGTGTCGTTGAAGTCCGGAGAAAGGACGAAGGTGGGTCATGCTTGAGCAAAGAGGGGAAAGAGAGGCTTGTTTTGAAG GAAAAGGTATTACAGCAAGTCCGTGATACCAAGCTTTTCAGAATAGTCCAGGAACTGCAATACCCCAAGCGGCTTCGTCAGGCACACACAAATGGGGATGGGCCAAAGAATGTTATCCCAGGCACCGTAGTATCGGAAGGGAATGAACAAGCAAATAGTGTTGATTTGCTTTTATCAACATCCCCATCGGAAAAAAGCTTATGCAATCCAAACTCGAAGAACGAGGCTGTTAAGTATCCATCAAGCACAGATGTCCTAACTGTCCTGCTGCTGGTTTTACATCCGAGCACATGGTTTGGCATAAGAGATGAGATAGTGAAAGCTGAATTTCAGAGTCTTGTTTCAACAGATGACCTTCCTGACCTTCTTAAACGGGAG GATCCAACTCCAGCAATAGCTCCCAGTGGTTCAGCCACCAGATAA
- the LOC125511539 gene encoding aquaporin NIP3-3-like encodes MGSMIVPMEPINHVDADGDPPPPSSEHDSTRPRRRQPKFPNMAAVPLMKKVMAEFLGTFILMFIQVSSIIMDEQHHGVVGLMGIAVSVGLAVMVLVFSIIHISGCHLNPAVSIAMGVFGHLPPAHLVPYIAAQVLGSTAASFAGNAIYHPVNPGITTIPSVGTVEAFAVEFIITFILLFVIIAVATDPHAVKKLIAVAVGATVVMNILMAGPSTGASMNPARTIGPAIATGRYTKIWVYLVAEPLGAIAGVGSYMAIKL; translated from the exons ATGGGGTCGATGATTGTGCCGATGGAGCCGATCAACCATGTCGATGCCGACGGCGATCCACCACCACCGTCCTCTGAACATGACTCAACTCGTCCTCGGCGGCGGCAGCCTAAATTTCCAAACATGGCAGCGGTGCCACTCATGAAGAAG GTGATGGCGGAGTTTCTGGGGACGTTCATCCTCATGTTCATCCAGGTGTCCTCCATAATCATGGACGAGCAGCACCACGGCGTGGTGGGCCTCATGGGCATCGCCGTGTCCGTTGGCTTAGCGGTCATGGTGCTCGTCTTCTCCATCATCCACATCTCCGGGTGCCACCTGAACCCGGCCGTGAGCATCGCAATGGGTGTCTTCGGCCATCTCCCGCCGGCCCACCTCGTCCCCTACATCGCCGCGCAGGTACTCGGCTCCACCGCTGCCTCCTTCGCCGGCAACGCGATTTACCACCCCGTGAACCCTGGGATCACCACCATCCCGAGCGTCGGCACGGTGGAGGCGTTCGCCGTGGAGTTCATCATCACGTTCATCCTTCTCTTCGTCATAATAGCCGTTGCCACGGACCCTCATGCA GTGAAAAAATTGATAGCAGTGGCGGTCGGTGCGACAGTAGTGATGAATATTCTCATGGCGGG GCCGTCGACAGGAGCATCTATGAACCCAGCGCGTACCATTGGACCGGCCATTGCCACGGGGAGATACACCAAGATTTGGGTTTATCTGGTGGCTGAACCACTGGGAGCTATTGCTGGAGTTGGATCCTACATGGCAATTAAGTTGTAG